Proteins from a genomic interval of Anatilimnocola floriformis:
- a CDS encoding DUF420 domain-containing protein, translating to MEFLLAADAALPVKGAYGFLGGRGSLMLDVVFLAMFLVVPVLLFSVYQVKYLRRYQLHKQLQIVLGTVLLIAVTAFELDMRFFTDWKALATPSPYFDATKPWSCPVGYSLIVHLSFAIPTLLLWIVVIVQALRHFPSPPQPGKHSAWHRRWGMIATAGMVMTGVTGWIFYWMAFIAT from the coding sequence GTGGAATTTTTGTTGGCTGCGGATGCGGCTTTGCCCGTGAAAGGCGCCTATGGTTTTCTGGGCGGCCGCGGCTCACTGATGCTCGACGTGGTCTTCCTAGCCATGTTTCTCGTCGTGCCGGTGTTGCTCTTCAGCGTCTATCAGGTGAAGTACCTGCGGCGGTATCAGCTGCATAAACAGCTGCAGATTGTCCTCGGCACGGTGCTGCTGATCGCGGTCACGGCTTTTGAGCTCGACATGCGGTTCTTCACCGATTGGAAAGCCCTCGCCACGCCGTCGCCCTATTTCGATGCGACCAAGCCTTGGAGCTGCCCGGTTGGTTACAGCCTGATCGTGCACCTGTCATTCGCGATTCCCACGCTGTTGCTGTGGATCGTGGTGATCGTGCAAGCGCTGCGGCACTTTCCGAGTCCGCCGCAACCGGGAAAGCATTCGGCGTGGCATCGCCGCTGGGGCATGATCGCCACGGCAGGCATGGTGATGACCGGCGTGACCGGGTGGATCTTCTACTGGATGGCGTTTATCGCGACATAG
- a CDS encoding SMI1/KNR4 family protein: MNSRLSAVDIRQFETKHQIRLPADFAAFLQLAGNGGAGPYYGIYGIEKMHPLDYTVDDPPANFLALPCPLYPDMSRENDWEKEFNNDVYHGILVIGTQGCSYMIGLIVTGEYAGRVVYLDEDNQPPYVILEPDFLSWYERWLDELLAGCEMSGFGYGLRGEEPQLWQIFDDPATQDRHRGFAVDALLRWPTLSRAGRGRAAELLGHPLAGVRAAACRVVRKFQIHEAAKLLVPRLQDEAAEVRQAAVYAAENLQQRFDPEAVVLLFDENEEVAQSAYFALNATQPHSRAILLQLLRSPHRSLRGFAANAIDWKLNDVPLLIELLADENFSVRHYAILGLRQLKNPSCLPAATELLAREIDPNHIDNLLRLLGDIPGETNVDLLLKWIADADDLHRLAAFESLCKLGDLRAKPVAEKLLAETKTPSRRTNLGWMGDAKSIATLARESLRKSPHEELRKLGGGWWNWLKPW, from the coding sequence TTGAACTCGCGACTGAGCGCAGTGGATATTCGGCAGTTTGAAACGAAGCATCAGATCCGTTTGCCCGCTGATTTTGCGGCGTTTCTGCAACTCGCCGGAAATGGCGGCGCGGGGCCCTACTATGGGATTTACGGCATCGAGAAGATGCATCCGCTCGACTACACGGTCGACGATCCGCCGGCCAATTTTCTGGCGCTGCCGTGCCCGCTCTATCCTGACATGTCGCGCGAGAACGATTGGGAAAAGGAGTTCAACAACGATGTCTACCACGGCATTCTGGTGATCGGCACGCAAGGCTGTTCGTACATGATCGGCTTGATTGTGACCGGCGAGTACGCGGGCCGCGTGGTGTATCTCGATGAAGACAATCAACCGCCGTATGTGATTCTCGAACCTGATTTTTTGAGTTGGTATGAGCGTTGGCTCGATGAGTTGCTCGCCGGCTGCGAAATGAGTGGTTTTGGTTACGGGCTGAGGGGCGAGGAGCCGCAGCTATGGCAGATCTTCGACGATCCTGCCACTCAGGATCGTCATCGTGGGTTCGCCGTCGATGCGCTCCTCCGCTGGCCGACGTTATCTCGGGCGGGGCGCGGCCGCGCGGCCGAACTCCTCGGTCATCCGCTGGCCGGTGTTCGAGCTGCCGCTTGTCGTGTCGTGCGAAAGTTCCAGATTCACGAGGCAGCGAAGCTCCTGGTCCCTCGTCTGCAAGACGAAGCAGCCGAAGTGCGGCAAGCAGCGGTATATGCCGCCGAAAATCTGCAGCAGAGATTTGACCCAGAAGCCGTAGTTCTTCTTTTTGACGAGAACGAAGAGGTCGCGCAGAGTGCTTACTTTGCGCTCAATGCGACGCAGCCCCATTCGCGTGCAATCCTCCTGCAGTTGCTCCGTTCGCCGCATCGGTCGCTGCGCGGTTTCGCGGCGAACGCAATCGACTGGAAGCTCAACGATGTGCCGCTGCTCATCGAGTTACTTGCCGATGAGAACTTCAGCGTTCGCCACTATGCCATTCTCGGCTTACGGCAGCTGAAGAATCCGTCATGCTTGCCGGCGGCTACCGAACTCCTCGCGCGCGAAATTGACCCGAATCACATCGACAACCTACTGCGGCTGTTGGGCGATATTCCGGGTGAGACGAACGTCGACCTGCTGTTGAAATGGATCGCAGACGCCGATGATTTGCACCGCTTGGCCGCGTTCGAAAGCCTGTGCAAACTGGGCGACCTCCGCGCAAAACCGGTTGCGGAAAAATTGCTCGCCGAAACCAAAACTCCCAGCCGACGGACTAATCTCGGCTGGATGGGCGATGCCAAATCGATCGCCACGCTCGCTCGCGAAAGCCTCCGCAAATCTCCTCATGAGGAGCTCCGCAAGCTCGGTGGCGGTTGGTGGAATTGGCTCAAGCCGTGGTGA
- the ilvE gene encoding branched-chain-amino-acid transaminase, with protein sequence MTLQIYISGKYYDKEHAKISVYDHGLLYGDGVFEGMRSYHGKVFRLEEHLDRLWDSARSIWLNIPISKEQMATAVNETLAKNGIRDGYIRLIITRGSGTLGLDPNKCPVAEVIIITDHIQLYPKEFYDNGLKIVTASTVRNHTAALSPRIKSLNYLNNILAKIEGLKAGCVEALMLNTQGEVAECTGDNIFLVKGGVLFTPPIDAGILEGITRNAVIELAEKAGITVKQIPLSRHDVYIADEVFLTGSAAEVIPVVEIDSRSISDGKPGPMTKQLTAKFHALTRE encoded by the coding sequence ATGACTCTCCAAATCTACATCTCCGGCAAGTATTACGACAAAGAGCACGCCAAGATCAGCGTCTATGACCATGGGCTGCTCTACGGCGACGGCGTGTTCGAGGGGATGCGGAGCTACCACGGCAAGGTGTTTCGGCTGGAGGAGCATCTCGACCGCCTGTGGGATTCGGCCCGGTCGATCTGGCTGAACATTCCGATCAGCAAAGAGCAGATGGCCACGGCGGTGAACGAAACGCTGGCCAAGAACGGCATCCGCGATGGCTACATCCGCCTGATCATCACCCGCGGCAGTGGCACGCTCGGCCTCGATCCGAACAAGTGCCCGGTGGCCGAAGTGATCATCATCACCGATCACATTCAGCTCTATCCCAAAGAGTTCTACGACAACGGCCTGAAGATTGTGACGGCGTCGACGGTGCGCAATCACACCGCCGCCCTCAGCCCGCGCATCAAGTCGTTGAACTATCTCAATAACATTCTCGCCAAGATCGAAGGTCTGAAAGCTGGCTGCGTCGAAGCGCTGATGCTCAACACGCAAGGCGAAGTGGCCGAGTGCACCGGCGACAATATCTTCCTGGTGAAGGGCGGCGTGCTCTTCACGCCGCCGATCGACGCGGGCATTCTCGAAGGGATCACCCGCAACGCCGTGATCGAGCTCGCCGAAAAGGCCGGCATCACGGTGAAGCAAATCCCGCTGAGCCGCCACGACGTCTACATCGCCGACGAAGTCTTCCTCACCGGCAGCGCCGCCGAAGTAATCCCCGTCGTCGAAATCGACAGCCGCAGCATCAGCGACGGCAAACCCGGGCCGATGACGAAGCAGTTGACCGCAAAGTTTCATGCGCTGACGCGCGAGTAG
- a CDS encoding choice-of-anchor D domain-containing protein has product MRLEFLEPRAVLAADCGVDLAHTDVVFAPGTSAEVMAAYDDLPSQDGVANFTFDDSDRWTRTATNTTTLAQGDPTIIRWSVVPDGTAVAGSNGEPAAPSNLRSWLAGIYGSNASSTAAADQPWFPVLKSVFDRWSAVSGVEYVYEAADDGAALGSQSNGVIGRRGDVRISGHYIDGPSNILAYNFYPTVGDMVLDTGDTFFNNTANNSLRLRNTMAHEAGHGLGLDHVTPVNGTKLMEPSISLNYDGPQADDILAVNRGYGDRLEKNGGNNTAATATSLGSGATFSFDTLSIDDDSDVDWFQFIVGANSSVSVNLTPTGSTYTSGSTSFNSLAQSNLAFAIYSNNGNTLLTTVNSTAAGLAETLSGYNLPGAGTYYVKVTGSANAAQMYKLTGSISGVTTTTAPEIGVLDGSTNIVDGTGSVALGSGNVGSTVSKTFTIQNTGNADLTLGTVTVPTGFVLTQAPTSTVAAGASTTFTVSLNTTTAGTFSGELSFTNNDADESPFNFALSGTVNTTTPTTSPEIEILDGSTVLVDGASTVNFGSVAVGSTATKTFTIRNLGTGNLTLSQIVLPTGYSLSAGPGQTTIAPGGSTTLTLAMNTSTAGTKAGGVALANNDADEGPFNFNVTGVVTTQTPTTAPEIDVLDGSTLLVDGVSTVNFGNVTVGSVATKTLTIRNVGTGNLVLSQLVLPPAYSVTAGPGVTTLAPGVSTTITLSLNTASAGTFTGAFELRNNDANEGPFNLTLTGTVTATTTNPTALFSDNFNRTSSTFIGNAWTERAGNYSISNQGLVSTSSGASVATVNVTATDVILSADVDIGTGTSTRDTGLVARQSGNGVGSQYWAGIRYSNGGYSADIYKAINGSWTRLATTAVTSGSAAIRFEVVGSSLSFYVNGVLTTSATDTSLTTGRIGVSSTNANTRLDNFVATRPTAPLTAAATAGTANNSAWLAALDQLLAQWNQQSHRNP; this is encoded by the coding sequence TTGCGGCTCGAATTTCTCGAGCCTCGCGCGGTGCTCGCCGCCGATTGTGGTGTGGATCTCGCGCACACCGATGTCGTCTTTGCTCCTGGCACTTCGGCCGAAGTGATGGCCGCTTACGACGATCTGCCGAGCCAAGACGGCGTGGCGAATTTCACGTTCGACGACAGCGATCGCTGGACGCGCACCGCGACCAACACCACGACGCTCGCACAGGGCGATCCGACCATCATTCGCTGGAGCGTCGTGCCCGATGGCACCGCGGTCGCGGGTTCGAATGGCGAACCGGCAGCGCCGAGCAACCTGCGCTCGTGGCTCGCGGGCATCTATGGTTCGAATGCCAGCAGCACGGCGGCCGCCGATCAGCCCTGGTTTCCGGTGTTGAAATCGGTTTTCGATCGCTGGAGCGCGGTCTCGGGGGTCGAGTATGTCTACGAAGCAGCCGACGATGGTGCGGCGCTTGGCTCGCAAAGCAATGGCGTGATTGGTCGTCGCGGCGATGTGCGGATCAGCGGCCATTACATCGATGGCCCGAGCAACATTCTGGCCTACAACTTTTATCCGACCGTCGGCGACATGGTGCTCGACACGGGCGACACGTTCTTCAACAACACGGCGAACAACTCGCTGCGGCTGCGGAACACGATGGCCCACGAAGCGGGGCACGGCTTGGGGCTCGATCACGTCACGCCGGTGAACGGCACGAAGCTGATGGAGCCGTCGATCTCGCTGAACTACGACGGCCCGCAAGCCGACGACATTCTTGCCGTGAATCGCGGCTACGGCGATCGCCTGGAAAAGAACGGTGGCAACAACACCGCCGCCACCGCGACGAGCCTCGGCAGTGGCGCGACGTTCTCGTTTGATACGCTGAGCATCGACGACGACAGCGATGTCGATTGGTTTCAGTTCATCGTCGGGGCGAATTCGTCGGTGAGCGTCAATCTCACGCCGACCGGCAGCACTTATACGTCGGGCAGCACGTCGTTCAATTCGCTCGCGCAGAGCAACCTGGCCTTTGCGATCTACAGCAACAACGGCAATACGCTGCTGACCACGGTCAACTCCACCGCAGCCGGCTTGGCCGAAACGCTGAGCGGTTACAACCTGCCGGGCGCGGGGACTTACTATGTAAAAGTCACCGGCTCGGCCAACGCCGCGCAGATGTACAAGCTGACGGGATCGATCTCGGGCGTGACGACCACCACCGCGCCGGAAATCGGCGTGCTCGACGGCAGCACGAACATTGTCGATGGCACGGGCTCGGTGGCGCTCGGCAGCGGCAACGTCGGCAGCACCGTTTCAAAAACCTTCACGATTCAAAACACGGGCAATGCCGATCTGACGCTCGGAACGGTTACGGTGCCGACGGGCTTTGTGTTGACGCAAGCGCCGACGAGCACGGTCGCGGCGGGAGCATCGACGACGTTCACGGTCTCGTTGAATACGACCACGGCAGGCACCTTTAGCGGTGAGTTGTCGTTTACGAATAACGACGCTGATGAGAGCCCGTTCAACTTCGCGCTCAGCGGCACGGTGAATACGACCACGCCGACGACGTCGCCGGAAATTGAAATCCTCGACGGCTCGACGGTGCTGGTCGATGGCGCGAGCACGGTCAACTTCGGCAGCGTTGCCGTCGGCAGCACGGCGACGAAGACGTTCACGATTCGCAATCTGGGCACCGGCAATCTGACTCTGTCGCAAATTGTGTTGCCGACGGGTTACTCGCTGTCGGCGGGACCGGGACAGACGACGATTGCTCCCGGCGGTTCGACGACACTCACGCTCGCCATGAATACGAGCACGGCGGGAACGAAGGCCGGCGGCGTGGCGCTCGCTAACAACGACGCCGACGAAGGGCCGTTCAATTTCAACGTCACCGGTGTGGTGACGACGCAAACGCCGACGACGGCGCCCGAGATCGATGTGCTCGACGGTTCGACGTTGCTCGTCGATGGTGTGAGCACGGTCAACTTCGGCAACGTGACGGTCGGCAGTGTGGCCACGAAGACGCTGACGATTCGCAACGTCGGCACCGGCAACCTGGTCCTCTCGCAACTCGTGCTGCCGCCGGCGTACTCGGTGACGGCGGGGCCGGGCGTGACGACACTCGCGCCGGGCGTTTCAACGACGATCACGCTCTCGCTGAATACGGCGAGCGCGGGAACGTTCACCGGCGCGTTCGAGCTGCGCAACAACGATGCGAACGAAGGGCCGTTCAATCTCACGCTCACGGGAACTGTGACTGCGACGACGACCAATCCGACGGCGCTCTTCAGCGACAACTTCAACCGCACGAGCAGCACGTTCATCGGCAACGCGTGGACGGAGCGGGCCGGCAACTATTCGATTTCGAATCAAGGACTGGTCAGCACGAGCTCCGGCGCTTCGGTCGCGACTGTGAACGTTACGGCGACCGATGTCATCCTCTCGGCCGATGTCGACATCGGCACGGGGACGAGCACGCGCGATACGGGCCTGGTCGCTCGGCAAAGTGGCAACGGCGTCGGTAGCCAATACTGGGCGGGCATTCGTTACAGCAACGGTGGTTACTCGGCGGACATTTACAAGGCGATCAACGGCAGCTGGACTCGCCTGGCCACGACGGCAGTGACTTCCGGTTCGGCGGCTATTCGCTTTGAAGTGGTGGGCTCGTCGCTGAGCTTCTACGTCAACGGCGTGCTGACGACGAGCGCGACCGATACGTCGCTGACGACGGGCCGGATCGGCGTGTCGTCGACCAATGCTAATACGCGGCTCGATAACTTCGTGGCGACTCGGCCAACCGCGCCACTGACAGCCGCCGCCACGGCAGGGACGGCCAACAACAGTGCCTGGCTGGCGGCGCTCGATCAGTTGTTGGCACAGTGGAATCAGCAGTCGCACCGCAACCCGTAA
- a CDS encoding choice-of-anchor D domain-containing protein, with translation MNADSGIDFIFAPGTSPDVIARHEDTPGHQNTPRFTFNDVDRWDVTATNTVPLNQGDSTTLTWSIVPDGTPVGGFSGPPEPAAPSNLISWLGTVYGTNPTSTLVADQPWFSVIQSVFDRWNAVSGVNYVYSAADDGVALSSQAGGVLGTRGDVRISGHYVDGPGNILAYNFFPTYGDMVIDTSDTFLTDTSNNSVTLRNTIAHEFGHGLGLNHVNPPNSTKLMEPFLSTNYDGPQPDDILAVNRGYGDRLEKNGGNDTSATAALLATTATFTQDTLSIDDDSDVDWFKFTVTSGGSLAMTLTPTGSTYQSNTGMFNSLSQSDLTLTVFGTNGTTVLRTVNAGGAGATETLNAMNLPGAGTYFVRVSGTANAAQMYRLNGTITGLAVPAAPEIAVQDGVTNIVDNTGTVAFGTAPLTTLVQKTFTIVNSGTAPLTIGTVTVPTGFVLASPPAATVAAGRTTTFSVRLNTAVAGNFSGMVSFATNDADENPFNFTINGIVTPTAPVTAPEIEVLDGATLLVDGTSTVDFGSVALGATATKTLTIRNLGTAALTLTLPVTVPTGFTVSTPPAATVAAGGSTTMTITMSTASPATLAGGVVITNNDADEGPFNFNVTGVVTAQVPKAPEIEIYDGTTVLVDGTSIVDFGTVAAGGTSTKTFTIRNLGTADLSMSLPVLPAGYTMAVSPALRVLTPGSLTVFTVALNTTNAGTFTGPFSLVNNDADEGPYNLTFTGTVTAAAPTTAFSDNFNRTNSTALGANWTERNGDFTITNQGLQNSSTGTSVATANNVNLNDAIIAADINLGTGTATRDAGLTARQISNGVGSQYWAGIRYSGGQYSAEIYRVINGVWTRLATTSVTSGSAALRFELSGRSLKLYVNGTLTTSATDSVLTTGRIGVTSTGLNTRIDNFSVTQPTAPLTASNLAVLDLLLAQWDQQSRGSNGNNK, from the coding sequence ATGAATGCCGACAGCGGCATCGATTTTATCTTTGCGCCCGGCACGTCGCCCGATGTGATTGCGCGCCACGAAGACACGCCCGGCCATCAGAATACTCCCCGGTTCACGTTCAACGACGTCGACCGCTGGGATGTGACGGCGACCAACACCGTGCCGTTGAATCAGGGCGATTCGACCACGCTCACTTGGAGCATCGTTCCCGACGGCACACCCGTCGGTGGTTTTAGCGGCCCTCCCGAACCTGCTGCGCCGAGCAACTTGATTTCGTGGCTGGGGACCGTGTATGGGACCAATCCCACCAGCACGCTTGTCGCCGATCAGCCGTGGTTTAGCGTCATCCAGTCGGTGTTTGATCGCTGGAACGCCGTTTCGGGCGTGAACTATGTCTACTCCGCAGCCGACGACGGCGTCGCGTTGAGCTCGCAGGCCGGCGGTGTGCTCGGCACGCGCGGCGATGTGCGGATCAGCGGCCACTATGTCGATGGTCCAGGCAACATTCTGGCTTATAACTTCTTCCCCACGTACGGCGACATGGTGATCGACACGAGCGACACCTTCCTCACCGACACGAGCAACAACTCGGTCACTCTGCGGAATACGATCGCTCACGAATTCGGCCACGGCTTGGGGCTGAATCACGTGAATCCGCCCAACAGCACGAAGCTGATGGAGCCGTTTCTCTCGACCAATTACGACGGCCCGCAGCCTGACGATATCCTGGCCGTGAACCGCGGCTACGGCGATCGGCTGGAGAAGAATGGTGGTAACGACACCTCGGCCACGGCGGCGCTCTTGGCCACGACCGCGACGTTTACGCAAGATACTTTGAGCATCGATGACGACTCCGACGTCGACTGGTTCAAGTTCACCGTGACCTCGGGTGGGTCGCTGGCCATGACGCTCACGCCGACTGGCAGCACCTATCAGTCGAACACGGGCATGTTCAACAGCTTGAGTCAGAGCGATCTGACGCTGACCGTCTTCGGCACGAACGGCACGACGGTGCTGCGAACGGTGAATGCGGGCGGAGCTGGCGCGACCGAAACGCTCAATGCCATGAACCTGCCCGGCGCTGGCACTTATTTCGTCCGCGTCAGCGGCACGGCCAACGCGGCGCAAATGTATCGCCTGAACGGCACGATTACGGGCCTGGCGGTTCCCGCCGCTCCTGAAATTGCCGTGCAAGATGGCGTGACGAACATCGTCGACAATACGGGCACGGTGGCCTTTGGCACCGCCCCGCTGACGACACTCGTGCAGAAGACCTTCACGATTGTGAATTCGGGCACCGCGCCGCTGACCATTGGTACCGTGACGGTGCCGACCGGCTTTGTGTTGGCGTCGCCTCCGGCGGCCACCGTGGCCGCGGGACGCACCACAACGTTCTCCGTGCGACTGAACACCGCCGTGGCTGGCAACTTCAGCGGCATGGTTTCGTTTGCGACGAACGATGCCGATGAAAATCCCTTCAACTTCACGATCAACGGCATCGTGACTCCGACCGCGCCGGTAACCGCGCCCGAGATTGAAGTGCTCGATGGCGCGACGTTGCTCGTCGATGGAACGAGCACGGTCGACTTCGGCAGCGTGGCCCTCGGCGCCACGGCGACGAAGACGCTCACCATTCGCAACCTCGGCACCGCCGCTCTCACGCTGACGTTGCCGGTTACCGTGCCGACAGGTTTCACCGTCTCAACGCCTCCCGCTGCGACCGTTGCAGCCGGCGGATCGACGACGATGACCATCACGATGAGCACCGCCAGCCCAGCGACTCTCGCCGGCGGCGTCGTGATCACGAACAACGATGCCGACGAAGGGCCGTTCAATTTCAATGTCACCGGTGTGGTGACGGCTCAGGTGCCGAAGGCTCCCGAGATCGAAATCTACGACGGCACGACCGTTCTCGTCGATGGCACGAGCATCGTCGACTTCGGCACGGTGGCTGCCGGCGGCACATCGACCAAGACCTTTACCATTCGCAATTTGGGCACTGCCGATCTGAGCATGTCGCTGCCGGTGTTGCCGGCTGGATACACCATGGCGGTCTCGCCTGCCTTGCGAGTGCTCACGCCGGGATCGTTGACGGTCTTCACGGTCGCGCTGAACACCACCAATGCAGGAACGTTCACGGGGCCGTTCTCGCTCGTCAATAACGATGCCGACGAAGGGCCGTACAATCTCACGTTTACGGGAACGGTGACCGCAGCCGCGCCGACCACGGCCTTCAGCGATAACTTCAATCGCACCAACAGCACCGCGCTCGGGGCGAATTGGACCGAGCGAAACGGCGACTTCACGATCACCAACCAAGGTCTGCAGAATTCGTCGACCGGCACTTCAGTCGCCACGGCGAACAACGTGAACTTGAACGACGCGATCATTGCCGCCGATATCAACCTGGGTACGGGCACGGCGACTCGCGACGCGGGTCTCACCGCCCGGCAAATCAGCAACGGCGTTGGCAGCCAGTACTGGGCCGGCATTCGCTACAGCGGCGGGCAGTACTCGGCTGAAATTTACCGTGTGATCAACGGCGTGTGGACTCGGCTGGCCACGACCAGTGTCACTTCGGGTTCGGCTGCTCTGCGCTTTGAATTGAGCGGTCGATCGCTGAAGCTGTACGTCAACGGCACGCTGACCACCAGCGCTACCGACAGCGTGCTGACAACCGGCCGGATCGGTGTGACTTCGACAGGTCTCAACACGCGGATCGACAACTTCTCGGTCACGCAACCCACGGCGCCGCTGACGGCCTCCAATCTGGCCGTGCTCGATCTACTGCTGGCCCAATGGGACCAACAGTCGCGCGGCAGTAACGGCAACAACAAGTAA